In a genomic window of Gloeocapsopsis dulcis:
- a CDS encoding hybrid sensor histidine kinase/response regulator, with protein MLPESEQHFLNFDELFAQQNVETEKYEVTDTTHLNSEEKSSLLDKLSLDALDLSLPADLHLLVESNYLDVNNEVDITLPEEFDFNELFKQEDEFISSSDSEIDFNNLFSSLENNTHNNYTQEQFDLGDFWFQDSGSQNEPDLDHHLSNSLSESELDNQDTLISAKVIISKIDSTALELNLENTSGGTSSFAQNTELIATQPEIQTVSQSFSEEADFTDLEVLLDEETLDPQKIVVQATEISNEFDELETLLDTDVAQVTENINDFADLDSLLDVDVDAAATEDDFADLDTLLEEEAPQNKPVPEPIAKTASNVSRKVAFEQTMRVSVKQLDGISNLVGELVVNRNSLEQDQQRMRQFTENLLHRVQQLNELGIRMQDLYERSLLEASLLSSKSHSSSKDIPEKTPERHATGMDFDALEMDRFTGFHTLSQEMIEMIVRVRESASDIEFVTDETEQVARQFRQVTTQLQEGMTRSRMIPFSQIADRLPRAIKEITLKYGKQAELKLEGCETLIDKVILEQLYDPMTHLVNNSITHGIETLEERIAKGKSPVGTIAIRAFHQGNQTVISVADDGAGIDSDKVLTKAIQKGLITVAEARTMLPVDVYDLLFHPGFSTKDQVDEFAGRGVGMDVVRTSLQEMRGTITIDSTLDQGTTFTIRLPLTLSICKALCCLSDKARIAFPMDGVEDMMDIPTSAVLKLENGQPGIAWRDSVLPLQPLKELLNYNRILGRGNVYGSNREDGLVSVIILRSAEAFMALQVDQVLSEQEIVIKQFEAPVSKPIGIAGATILGDGHVMPIADVLELIDLSLGRIQHRSNELWATSATPSKPVITEPVKTEPTVLIVDDSITVRELLSLTFNKAGYRVEQARDGQEAWDKLRDGLPCDLIFCDIEMPKMDGLELLSRLQQDVSLSEIPIAMLTSRGAERHRQMAIKLGASGYFTKPYLEEVLLDGAARMLKGEMLVASSG; from the coding sequence ATGCTGCCGGAATCAGAACAGCACTTTTTAAATTTTGATGAGTTATTTGCTCAGCAAAATGTTGAAACAGAAAAGTATGAAGTTACAGACACAACTCATTTAAATAGTGAGGAAAAATCGAGCCTATTAGATAAGTTATCACTGGATGCGCTAGATCTGTCTCTACCTGCTGATCTTCACTTATTGGTAGAATCTAATTATCTTGATGTAAATAATGAAGTAGATATTACATTGCCTGAAGAGTTTGATTTTAACGAGCTTTTCAAGCAAGAAGACGAATTTATTTCTTCATCAGATTCAGAAATTGATTTTAATAACTTATTTTCTAGTTTAGAAAATAATACCCATAATAATTACACTCAAGAACAATTTGACTTAGGGGATTTTTGGTTCCAAGATAGTGGTTCTCAAAATGAGCCAGATTTAGATCATCATCTGAGCAATAGTTTGAGTGAATCTGAGTTAGACAATCAAGACACTCTTATTTCCGCTAAGGTAATTATATCTAAAATAGATAGCACTGCATTAGAACTAAACCTAGAAAATACCTCAGGAGGAACTTCTAGTTTTGCTCAAAATACTGAATTAATAGCTACACAACCTGAGATCCAAACTGTTAGCCAATCTTTTTCCGAGGAAGCAGATTTTACAGATTTAGAAGTTTTGTTAGATGAAGAGACGCTTGATCCACAAAAAATAGTTGTGCAAGCTACAGAAATCAGCAATGAATTCGATGAGTTAGAAACATTGCTAGATACCGATGTAGCCCAAGTAACCGAAAATATAAATGATTTTGCTGATCTAGATAGTCTTTTAGACGTAGATGTTGATGCAGCAGCTACAGAAGATGATTTTGCTGACCTTGATACACTACTTGAAGAGGAAGCGCCTCAAAACAAACCTGTACCAGAACCAATAGCTAAAACAGCTAGCAATGTATCCCGCAAAGTCGCATTTGAACAAACAATGCGGGTTTCAGTTAAGCAACTAGATGGAATTAGTAACTTAGTAGGAGAACTGGTTGTCAATCGCAACAGCTTAGAGCAAGATCAACAGAGAATGCGTCAGTTTACAGAGAATCTCCTACATCGAGTACAACAGCTCAATGAGTTAGGAATTAGGATGCAGGATTTGTATGAGCGATCGCTTCTCGAAGCTTCCTTACTGAGTAGCAAATCACACTCTTCCTCTAAAGATATTCCTGAGAAAACTCCAGAACGTCATGCTACAGGGATGGATTTTGATGCCTTAGAAATGGATCGTTTTACAGGCTTTCATACTTTATCCCAAGAAATGATTGAAATGATTGTGCGGGTACGCGAGTCAGCTTCAGATATTGAGTTTGTCACAGATGAAACCGAACAAGTTGCCCGTCAATTTCGTCAGGTAACAACTCAACTGCAAGAAGGCATGACGCGATCGCGGATGATTCCCTTTTCACAGATTGCCGATCGCTTGCCTCGTGCTATCAAAGAAATTACACTCAAATACGGTAAACAAGCCGAACTCAAACTTGAGGGTTGTGAAACCTTAATTGACAAGGTGATTCTAGAGCAACTCTACGACCCTATGACACACTTGGTCAATAATTCAATTACGCACGGTATTGAAACTCTTGAAGAACGTATTGCCAAGGGTAAATCACCTGTAGGAACAATTGCAATCCGCGCCTTCCATCAAGGCAACCAAACGGTTATTTCTGTCGCTGATGATGGTGCTGGGATTGATTCTGACAAAGTATTGACCAAAGCAATTCAAAAAGGATTAATTACAGTAGCTGAAGCACGAACAATGTTGCCAGTGGATGTGTATGACTTGCTATTTCATCCTGGCTTCAGTACCAAAGATCAAGTTGATGAATTTGCAGGTCGTGGTGTGGGAATGGACGTTGTGCGCACCAGTTTGCAGGAAATGCGAGGAACTATTACTATCGATTCAACGCTGGATCAAGGAACAACGTTTACAATTCGCTTACCATTGACTTTAAGTATTTGTAAAGCATTATGCTGCTTAAGCGATAAAGCACGGATTGCATTTCCGATGGATGGTGTCGAAGATATGATGGACATTCCAACGTCGGCGGTGCTGAAGTTAGAAAATGGTCAACCTGGCATTGCTTGGCGGGATTCAGTGCTACCATTGCAACCATTAAAAGAATTATTAAATTACAACCGCATCCTCGGTCGTGGTAACGTCTATGGTAGCAATCGCGAAGATGGCTTAGTTTCTGTTATAATATTACGTTCTGCAGAGGCATTTATGGCACTGCAAGTAGACCAAGTTCTGAGTGAACAGGAAATTGTTATTAAGCAATTTGAAGCTCCCGTATCAAAACCGATTGGTATTGCTGGTGCAACAATTCTCGGAGATGGTCACGTTATGCCTATTGCAGACGTATTAGAATTGATTGACCTATCACTGGGACGCATTCAACACCGCAGCAACGAATTGTGGGCTACGAGTGCTACTCCTAGCAAGCCAGTCATAACAGAACCTGTCAAGACAGAACCTACTGTTTTAATTGTTGACGACTCGATTACAGTACGCGAATTACTCTCATTAACCTTTAATAAAGCTGGATATCGTGTCGAACAAGCGCGTGATGGTCAAGAGGCTTGGGATAAACTACGTGATGGTTTACCGTGCGATCTGATCTTCTGTGATATTGAAATGCCAAAAATGGATGGCTTAGAATTGTTGTCGCGCTTGCAGCAAGATGTTAGCCTGAGTGAGATTCCGATCGCTATGCTGACTTCGCGAGGTGCGGAACGCCATCGCCAAATGGCAATCAAGCTTGGTGCTAGTGGTTATTTTACAAAGCCATATTTAGAAGAAGTTTTGCTTGATGGTGCGGCTCGTATGCTTAAGGGTGAGATGCTTGTAGCAAGTAGTGGTTAA
- a CDS encoding Hpt domain-containing protein codes for MIQEQEQRILGYFIDEANDHLNTIEQGLVNLEDTLSDSEMINAVFRAAHSVKGGAAMLGFDSIQQISHRLEDYFKILKDNPTIQVDQKLETLLLKAFDTLQELIKQLEASLSLPHEVVSNLMAQSEPTFIEINNHLKLLAQRPDTDADSQNHRSDSIPVVPNNTTFSSDLLPVFQSQVMQRLREMLQLFKQPETSQNRQQLQEHCQQLLQLGEQFQLSGWSKVCEDASKAIANRNNNYRTLAPIIIKDLKQSQELVLAGRINEVITTNQLKALSTSNLHRTVL; via the coding sequence ATGATACAAGAGCAAGAACAACGAATTTTAGGCTACTTCATTGATGAAGCTAACGATCACTTAAACACCATTGAGCAAGGGTTAGTTAATCTTGAAGATACACTCTCAGACTCGGAAATGATTAATGCAGTTTTTCGAGCAGCTCATTCTGTAAAAGGTGGCGCAGCCATGCTGGGATTTGACAGTATTCAGCAGATATCACATCGCTTAGAAGACTATTTCAAAATTCTCAAAGACAATCCAACAATTCAAGTCGATCAAAAACTAGAAACATTACTTTTGAAAGCATTCGACACTTTGCAAGAACTCATTAAACAGTTGGAAGCCTCATTATCACTTCCTCACGAGGTTGTTAGTAATTTAATGGCACAAAGTGAACCAACGTTTATTGAAATTAACAATCATTTGAAGCTACTAGCACAAAGACCTGATACTGACGCTGATTCACAAAATCATAGGTCTGACTCAATTCCAGTAGTACCTAATAATACTACATTCAGTAGCGATCTCCTACCAGTTTTTCAAAGTCAAGTTATGCAAAGATTGCGAGAGATGCTGCAGTTATTTAAACAGCCTGAAACATCACAGAACCGCCAACAGTTACAAGAACATTGTCAACAGCTATTACAATTAGGCGAGCAATTTCAGCTATCTGGTTGGTCTAAAGTTTGTGAAGATGCATCAAAAGCGATCGCCAATCGCAACAACAACTACCGCACACTAGCACCAATCATTATTAAAGACCTCAAACAATCACAAGAATTAGTTCTAGCAGGTCGTATCAATGAAGTAATAACAACAAATCAACTGAAAGCACTTTCTACTAGTAATTTACATCGAACTGTGTTATAA
- a CDS encoding methyl-accepting chemotaxis protein, with protein sequence MTLSINQDQEYQEAQKAYIQGNYELAVAIVEQLLQKFPNDANPHLLRGHIYCVHQQYDQAQEEYHTVLNLTEDPDIVDCVNEALESIHQAESSQLSGDYTNYSEKEFEDTYLLIDSASDSQTNFNSEQHQDNEATFEDADPSSFDFEHFDYNTPAISEFEQSFNNAFTTSIDNRSHDATSIDAFIDPFAEPQSEMRSSIGKTKLQDNELPNDSYLSFTANGEAGDSDPAVQPTSIQDFSNPEVAEISEIEDTFGYSTPQDFDADDSLLFPEEVEDQTLLLSPTKLQIEELSSPGDTIENTFGSSIPVNSLMQKDNPIADISARTSFQDTEEFSIAEFDAFEDLGNVAEFNLSTSKGANNTDDNCIILSSSLSEVDTTSTADAIADTPVLPQSNTPKWRQQFENASLEKKQWLTASSVGVVSAVVVAALSLGGSFMSPVPSRVAVRNTGWMLAAAAGVAGFATTRFLGQITTKQVKRTTADLYLQFDALREGNFTPQAATQDELGQLVTKFNEIAHVIQATTREAQRKAQEQEEEKDNLQRQVMRLLDDVEGAARGDLTVRAEVSADVMGAVADSFNLTIQSLREIVQQVKVAAKQVSKGATDSETFAQSLSSEALRQAEELAVTLNSVQVMTEGIQRVAESAREAETVARSASTTALKGGEAVERTVAGISEIRQTVAETTRKVKRLAESSQEISKIVALISQIASRTNLLALNASIEAARAGEAGRGFAIVADEVRQLADRVAKALREIEQIVKQIQSETGSVMTAMEEGTQQVIQGTHLAEQAKRSLEDIVQVSNRIDTLVGSITTETVAQTDTSLAVASVMQSVELTAQANSQEAQRVSGSLINLVKVAGDLLNSVERFRVETTESH encoded by the coding sequence ATGACACTAAGTATCAATCAAGACCAGGAATACCAAGAGGCACAAAAAGCCTACATTCAAGGAAACTACGAGCTAGCAGTAGCTATTGTAGAACAATTACTACAAAAGTTTCCTAATGACGCCAACCCTCACCTGTTACGGGGTCACATTTACTGCGTACATCAGCAGTACGATCAAGCCCAAGAGGAGTATCACACTGTTTTAAACCTTACAGAAGATCCAGATATCGTTGATTGTGTCAACGAGGCTCTAGAATCTATTCATCAAGCCGAAAGCTCACAGCTATCAGGTGATTATACAAACTATTCAGAAAAAGAGTTTGAAGACACTTATTTATTAATAGATTCTGCTAGCGATTCACAGACAAACTTCAACAGCGAGCAACATCAAGACAACGAAGCTACATTTGAAGACGCTGATCCTAGCAGTTTTGATTTTGAACATTTTGACTACAATACACCTGCTATTTCAGAATTTGAACAGTCCTTTAACAACGCTTTTACTACCTCAATAGACAATCGCTCTCATGATGCTACATCAATCGATGCTTTTATCGATCCTTTTGCGGAACCTCAATCAGAAATGCGGTCGTCGATTGGTAAAACAAAGCTACAAGATAATGAATTACCAAATGATTCATACTTGTCTTTTACAGCTAATGGAGAAGCTGGGGACTCAGATCCTGCAGTACAACCAACATCAATTCAAGATTTTTCTAATCCAGAAGTAGCAGAAATCTCTGAAATTGAAGATACTTTCGGTTACTCAACTCCACAGGATTTTGATGCAGATGACTCGCTGCTATTTCCAGAGGAGGTTGAAGATCAAACACTACTGCTGTCTCCGACAAAGCTTCAGATAGAAGAACTAAGTTCTCCTGGCGATACAATTGAAAACACCTTTGGCTCAAGTATTCCTGTGAATAGCTTGATGCAAAAAGACAATCCTATCGCAGACATCTCAGCTAGAACATCGTTCCAGGATACTGAGGAGTTTAGCATTGCAGAATTTGATGCCTTTGAAGATCTAGGTAACGTTGCTGAATTTAATTTATCAACCAGTAAGGGAGCCAACAATACAGACGATAACTGTATTATTTTAAGTAGTTCTTTGAGTGAGGTTGATACTACTTCAACTGCTGATGCGATCGCCGATACCCCTGTCTTACCTCAAAGTAACACTCCCAAATGGCGTCAACAGTTTGAAAATGCCTCTTTGGAAAAAAAACAATGGCTGACAGCAAGTAGTGTAGGTGTTGTCTCTGCAGTTGTTGTTGCAGCACTCAGCTTGGGTGGCTCGTTTATGTCTCCTGTACCAAGTAGAGTAGCAGTGAGAAATACCGGTTGGATGCTTGCTGCTGCTGCTGGAGTTGCAGGTTTTGCGACAACACGCTTTCTCGGACAAATTACAACTAAACAAGTCAAACGCACAACTGCAGATTTATATCTACAGTTTGATGCTCTCAGAGAAGGCAATTTCACTCCTCAAGCAGCTACTCAAGATGAATTAGGTCAACTTGTCACTAAGTTTAATGAAATAGCGCATGTCATTCAAGCAACTACGAGAGAAGCGCAACGTAAAGCTCAAGAACAAGAAGAAGAAAAAGACAATCTACAACGTCAAGTGATGCGTTTACTTGATGATGTTGAAGGAGCAGCACGTGGAGATTTGACTGTACGTGCTGAAGTCAGTGCTGATGTGATGGGTGCTGTTGCTGACTCGTTTAATTTGACTATTCAAAGTCTTAGAGAAATCGTACAACAGGTAAAAGTTGCTGCCAAGCAGGTTAGTAAAGGTGCAACGGATAGTGAGACATTTGCTCAAAGTCTCTCTTCTGAAGCATTACGTCAAGCTGAAGAACTCGCTGTTACACTCAATTCAGTCCAGGTAATGACTGAAGGAATTCAAAGAGTTGCAGAAAGTGCTAGAGAAGCAGAAACGGTAGCACGCTCAGCATCAACAACAGCTTTAAAAGGTGGAGAGGCAGTAGAAAGAACTGTTGCAGGTATTTCAGAAATTCGCCAAACAGTTGCAGAAACAACACGTAAAGTTAAACGACTTGCCGAATCGTCTCAAGAAATTTCTAAGATTGTGGCATTGATTTCTCAAATTGCTTCGCGGACAAATTTATTAGCACTTAATGCGAGTATTGAAGCTGCTCGTGCGGGTGAAGCAGGACGAGGTTTTGCCATTGTAGCCGATGAAGTTCGTCAACTAGCAGATCGAGTTGCTAAAGCATTACGCGAAATTGAACAAATCGTGAAGCAAATCCAGAGTGAGACGGGTTCGGTTATGACGGCAATGGAAGAAGGTACTCAACAGGTTATTCAAGGAACGCACTTAGCCGAACAAGCTAAGCGATCGCTAGAAGACATTGTTCAAGTGTCTAATCGCATTGATACACTCGTTGGCTCAATTACTACAGAAACAGTAGCACAAACTGATACTTCGCTTGCTGTTGCCTCTGTCATGCAATCTGTAGAATTAACTGCTCAAGCTAACTCTCAAGAAGCACAGCGAGTTTCCGGCTCTTTAATCAATCTTGTGAAAGTAGCAGGTGATTTACTCAACTCGGTAGAGCGCTTTCGTGTGGAGACAACAGAATCCCACTAA
- a CDS encoding chemotaxis protein CheW — protein MVGNLGLSTSSISEQSSTQLQELERPEGELHLRFYLTFGQELAFSAMAIREVLSVPPDRITPIPNTSPLLLGTLNLRGRVLWVADLGQFLGETFAVNTDRAEIPIIAVEDQETIVGLAVEQIVGMEWLDVEAIQQSTATTDSITPYLRGEWLLGDRTHQYLRLLDQKAILRSNRWAAV, from the coding sequence ATGGTCGGTAATCTAGGCTTATCAACAAGTAGTATTTCAGAGCAATCTTCAACTCAGCTTCAAGAATTAGAAAGACCAGAGGGAGAGCTACATTTACGCTTTTATCTTACATTTGGTCAAGAGTTAGCGTTCAGTGCAATGGCAATTAGAGAAGTACTTTCTGTACCACCCGATCGCATTACCCCTATTCCTAACACTTCTCCATTGCTGCTAGGGACATTAAATTTACGCGGACGAGTACTGTGGGTAGCTGACTTGGGACAATTTTTAGGCGAAACGTTTGCCGTTAACACAGATCGAGCAGAAATCCCGATTATTGCGGTTGAAGATCAAGAAACAATCGTGGGGTTAGCTGTAGAACAAATTGTCGGCATGGAGTGGTTAGATGTTGAGGCAATTCAGCAATCAACAGCAACAACAGATAGTATAACTCCCTATTTGCGGGGTGAGTGGTTATTAGGCGATCGCACCCATCAGTATCTCCGACTGCTCGACCAAAAAGCAATTTTACGGAGTAATCGATGGGCAGCAGTATGA